In Silene latifolia isolate original U9 population chromosome 3, ASM4854445v1, whole genome shotgun sequence, a single window of DNA contains:
- the LOC141646387 gene encoding GDSL esterase/lipase At2g30310-like yields the protein MSQKFPYIISIILIILHIISNINNVNAQPLFPAILVFGDSAVDTGNNNYKTPIISPNRANHPPYGRDFPSHKPTGRFSNGKLVPDFLAETLGLKEVLHPYLDPTISEKDLITGVSFGSGGSGFDEFTSFSTGAIPMLKQVEYLREYITKIEKIVGEKQSKEIINKALVVVNAGTDDFVISYYDLPVRRLQYDATRYQYFVLEKVQNFIEELYELGCRTMIVTGLPPIGCLPIQMTTRFKKPSERMCLDEQNSVAMSYNEKLLELIPHAQASLPGARILYADIYTPFMDLINNSHDYGIEVTNKGCCGTGYIEAGSLCNVLTPTCKNASQFMFWDSVHPTEAVYQYLHDSLLEQLGPQLINHLIL from the exons ATGTCTCAAAAGTTTCCCTACATCATCTccataatactaataatacttcATATAATTTCCAACATTAACAATGTCAATGCTCAACCATTGTTTCCTGCAATCCTAGTATTCGGTGATTCAGCCGTCGACACAGGCAATAACAACTACAAGACACCCATTATATCACCAAATCGCGCTAATCATCCTCCTTATGGCAGAGATTTTCCTAGCCATAAGCCAACAGGCAGGTTTTCTAATGGAAAACTTGTACCGGACTTTTTGGCCGAGACACTAGGCCTTAAGGAGGTTTTACACCCGTATTTGGATCCAACTATCTCGGAAAAGGACTTGATTACCGGGGTAAGTTTCGGGTCTGGAGGATCCGGGTTTGATGAATTTACGAGTTTTAGTACAGGGGCAATCCCAATGTTGAAGCAGGTTGAGTACTTAAGAGAGTATATAACAAAGATTGAGAAGATTGTTGGGGAAAAACAAAGTAAGGAAATTATCAATAAGGCTTTAGTAGTTGTTAATGCCGGGACCGATGATTTTGTGATTAGTTACTATGATTTGCCTGTTAGAAGGCTACAATATGATGCTACTCGTTATCAATACTTTGTGCTCGAGAAGGTGCAAAACTTCATTGAG GAATTGTATGAACTTGGATGCCGAACAATGATAGTTACAGGACTTCCGCCCATTGGCTGCCTTCCGATTCAAATGACAACAAGATTTAAAAAACCGAGTGAAAGGATGTGTTTAGATGAACAGAACTCAGTTGCCATGTCTTATAATGAAAAGCTTCTTGAACTCATACCTCATGCACAAGCATCTCTACCTGGTGCTCGGATCCTCTACGCAGACATATACACTCCGTTCATGGACCTCATCAACAATTCCCATGATTATG GAATCGAAGTAACAAACAAAGGGTGTTGCGGGACAGGATATATAGAGGCAGGGAGCCTCTGCAATGTACTTACACCAACTTGTAAGAATGCTTCACAGTTCATGTTTTGGGATAGCGTTCATCCTACAGAAGCCGTCTACCAATATCTCCATGATTCTTTGCTCGAACAACTTGGTCCCCAACTAATTAATCACCTCATATTGTAA